The Oncorhynchus mykiss isolate Arlee chromosome 10, USDA_OmykA_1.1, whole genome shotgun sequence nucleotide sequence ctctctttctctccttcaccacagatCATCATCTCCATTACGAGCTCCTCTTTTTCTCCTTTGCTCTTTTTCTCTGCTCTTCTTCTATGTCTCGCCCCAAACTTGGTCATCATCTCCATTACTCACTCCTCCTTGGTCATCATCTCCATTACTCACTCCTCCTTGGTCATCATCTCCATTACTCACTCCTCCTTTGTCATCATCTCCATTACTCACTCCTCCTTGGTCATCATCTCCATTACTCACTCCTCCTTGGTCATCATCTCCATTACTCACTCCTCCTTGGTCATCATCTCCATTACTCACTCCTCCTTGGTCATCATCTCCATTACTCACTCCTCCTTGGTCATCATCTCCATTACTCACTCCTCCTTGGTCATCATCTCCATTACTCACTCCTCCTTGGTCATCATCTCCATTACTCACTCCTCCTTGGTCATCATCTCTATTACTCACTCCTCCTTTGTCATCATCTCCATTACTCACTCCTCCTTGGTCATCATCTCCATTACGCACTCCTCCTTGGTCATCATCTCCATTACTCACTCCTCCTTGGTCATCATCTCCATTACTCCTCCTTGGTCATCATCTCCATTACTCACTCCTCCTTGGTCATCATCTCTATTACTCACTCCTCCTTGGTCATCATCTCCATTACTCACTCCTCCTTGGTCATCATCTCTATTACTCACTCCTCCTTGGTCATCATCTCTATTACTCACTCCTCCTTGGTCATCATCTCCATTACTCACTCCTCCTTGGTCATCATCTCCATTACTCACTCCTCCTTGGTCATCATCTCTATTACTCACTCCTCCTTGGTCATCATCTCCATTACTCACTCCTCCTTGGTCATCATCTCCATTACTCACTCCTCCTTGGTCATCATCTCCATTACTCACTCCTCCTTGGTCATCATCTCCGTTACTCACTCCTCCTTGGTCATCATCTCCGTTACTCACTCCTCCTTGGTCATCATCTCCGTTACTCACTCCTCCTTGCGTCTCTCTTCTTTCTGCTTCTCATTTAATTAACCTAACATACTTTCTGTTCTCTATCATTCCATTATTTATTGCTCTTCTGTTCTATCACTCTTTCATTTATGGTTTTTACACCTAATTggaagaaaaggagggagggagacatcttTCCTTACATCTATACTTTACCTACTGTTGTATTTTAAAGCCTCACGCGGTAAATAGGAGGTAGAGGCTGTAGGAGGGTGTCATGTGGTGTGATTATGGCTGATGAGGGTTTAAATGGCCACTGGTCTTGGTTTGGATTAATATGACTGGGTTTGGGTTTAAAAGGTCAGGGGATGTGGCTGGGTTGTGGTGGTCAGTGTGTCTGGGGTGTTGTGTGCGTGATATGGCTGTGGCTTCGGGTTTATAGTGTGTCTAATAGAACATGGCTGTGTCTTTGTGTTCACAGTGTGTCTGATAGAACATGGCTGTGTCTTTGGGTTCACAGTGTGTCTGATAGAACATGGCTGTGGCTTTGGTTTCACAGTGTGTCTGATAGAACATGGCTGTGGCTTTGGGTTCACAGTGTGTCTGATAGAACATGGCTGTGGCTTTGGGTTCACAGTGTGTCTGATAGAACATGGCTGTGTCTTTGGGTTCACAGTGTGTCTGATAGAACATGGCTGTGTCTTTGGGTTCACAGTGTGTCTGATAGAACATGGCTGTGTCTTTGGGTTTAATGTGTCTCATAGAACATGGCTTCTGGCTTCCTGCTTAGACCTTGTCCCCCTGACCAGAAGGCCCAGCTGTGccatggttttgtgtgtgtgtgtgtgtgtgtgtgtgtgtgtgtgtgtgtgtgtgtgtctgtgtgtgtgtgtgtgagcttgccTGATGTTACGTGTTGAAGTGTGTCACGTTACAGAGTGTGTAAGTGTGGTTTCAGAATatatgtatgaatgtatgtatTACCATGTGTGAAAAAAAGATGGGAATAATTTGAGGGCTTTTGACTCCATGTAGTTTGCTGCTGAGGTAATCCAACCTGACAATATTTGCTTCAACTGCATAGTTTGACATGTGTGTGGGATAGTGTTAGGTATCTCTCTAACAGTAGTcttccactcctcctcttcctctcttagcTACCTCTGATGGGACGAGGCAGGGGCTGGACAGCAcgagaggaggagtgtgtgtgacaCGAGGGATGAAGGTGATTCTCAAAGTGGGACAGAGTGAGTATCTTCACCATCCTTactgttaaatatatatattctcttTGATTTGCTGTAATTAGTCTTTCAATAGTAATCATCCTCGTATAAATTCATCTGCATGGGGTCTGGCATATTCTTGTACAGATTTTGTAACAATATTCATGAAACTGTGCTATGTAATGTTGTTCACAACCCTAAAGAAACTGTGGGATTTCCCATAGATGCATATGGCCTCCCACCCAAACCCAAACCAGACTCAAACCGCTTCCACCCCAAAGGTACAGTACTCTCCTCACTGGTTTAAtgatacagtatctacagtattagTCATTGATCCTAACCCCTCTTCCCTAACAGGGAACGGTACCACGCCCAAGGCTGGTGGAGAGGGCGGGGGGAACAACCCTTTACCTTCCTCTAACGTGGCGGTGATCACTGGAGCGGCAGGGGGCGGAGCCTTCCTCCTCATCGTGACGTCTGtcgtctgtgtggtgtgttaccGCTGGCGACAGAACAAGCACTCTGAGACCCATCACcccaccctgaccctgaccaccCTAACCCCCAAGAGGGGCAGCAACAACGGGGCCGGCTCCTCCGCCGGAGGAAACAACGGCTCGGAGCCCAGTGACATCATCATCCCGCTGCGGACTTCAGACCAGGCTTACTGCCCGCACTACGAGAAGGTGAGCGGGGACTACGGTCACCCCGTCTACATCGTCCAGGAGATGCCCCCCCAGAGCCCAGCCAACATCTACTACAAAGTATGAGGGAGACATCTAGACGGCCCAGCTGGCATAGACGCAGTATCCACAAATAGACTGCTGTTTTCAACGTAGAAATCCAACTGTCCCTCTAGCTCCCTCCACACCCTTatcctcccacctccctctctatGACTGACTGTCGGGATGGCTACCCTCACCCTCCTGCCCTATGGACTGTACTGTACAGTGGCCTGCCACTGtggatggatggggggggggggggtgtattggtGGGGGTAGGACCTCTTCCCTGCTTTGAACCCTGTGATTGGGTCCATGAGGCCTGGGCATGAGGGCCATTAAACTGGTGGACTCACAGTGGCAGCGGCTCAGTGTCGCCTCTCACTCAAAGTGAGAGCTGACACTAGATATGAAATGTCAAAACTTTTCAAAtggttagtctgtgtgtgtgtgtatatttgcgTGAGTGAACGTGTTTTTGTGTGCGTGCGCACGTACGCACAAGCAGTACGTCTGCTCGTGTGTGGTGCGTGATAACTTTTGTTTTCGGGGTATGTCAGTCTTAAAACCAAAACCACACAAGCAAATATCAAAGCAAGATTTCTACCCACGGTCATCCTTTACAGATGACATAATATAATGATTTCCTAACTCGTTTGTAGATATTTCAGTTCAGATTTCTGTTAGGCACTGTTTTCTTGTCAGTGTTGTATGTTCTCTGTTTTGGAGTCTAGATGAGATCTAGGTACTGGTATTTAGGATTGTGTTTTGTGTTCGTCTTCGAAATGAAGGATCTACTCTTCCTTTATCCCATCCTCTCACTCACTCTACAATGCCTTAGCATTGAAATAGTTCACTTTTCTGTATATAAAGTTtcacagaggaaggaggagaacaGCACAAAGAGGTGTACTCAAGAAGAGGAAGAGTATTGGCAACGTGTTTGAACAGACGAACCCACAAACACTGTGATTCTcccatactgtacacacagctacacacacacacatccacacacagctACAGAAACCTTTTAACCCCACTGTGTTGTTTATGTTGCTCCTCTGTGACTGGTGAAAGTGTCTTTTTTCGAGACAAATGATCTGTTTGGTTTTGTGGCAGCTGCAGTCTCTTTTCATTCCCCACAATGCATTGGTAGCTGATGACCAACGGTTGGCTGGCTGAGGAGAGGAATGCAGCAAGTAAAGAAAGTgaaaaggtcagaggtcatcgTTGAAATGCCACAGACGACAGTCAACATATATAGCACCATGGTGGAGTCCATGCCAATGTGACTTAGAACATCCTTTGTCTACGGGACCGTTTCAACACAATGTGCTATGGAGGAAATGTCTTACACGCTGGCTTTACAAACTCAGTCCTCGAGTCTCAGGACCACATCTCATACACAGAAATAGATGTATTGTTTGATGTTTTCATACAAACTAATGGATTCCTATTGCCGTTTTTATGTAGTGTGATGACTTCTAGGATGTTGAGGTCTGTAGTCAGAGTGTTGGAGGAAGTGACGGAGTGATCGGAAACATCACAGATCAGTCCAGCTCCGGCTGGGTCTGACACCTCTCTGGGACATTTCATCACTCTGGGTCTGACACCTGTCTGGGTCTGACACCTGTCTGGGTCTGACACCTGTCTGGGTCTGACACCTCTCTGGGACATTTCATCACTCTGGGACATTCTGGACCTCATACTTACATCACAACTCTTCGACAACATTGGACTCTGATTGGACAACAAAGCAACAGCACACTACCTGAGACATGGCGGCAGACGCCTCTGATAAGAAAGTGATTTTCTGGGTGCTAGAATAAACATGTCCTGTCCTTGTGTACCCTTCAAGACATTCTGCTTTTAGTTCTCTACCAGGGACCAGCTGGACTTAAGGCCAGTGTAATTCTGTGTCCCATTCTACCGAATTCTGTGTACCATTTGCCATAGTGTTTCATTTGTCTTTCTCAACTACTATTTTCCACTCAGTCATTTTGTGCCAATAACCTCATCCAGAGGAGGGGGCCCTGCTTTTCAGAACTGAGGAGAGATGGATCAGGTGTTGGTGAGACAAGGGATGAGACAATGGTTTGATGTGGTAGGCAGATGGATAAGGAGACCTTTTTGAGATCGATGAGACTGAATGTTGAGACTTTGCAGGACACTATAAGATGGTTTATGTTGCCTCCCCAGGGTCTCTGCTCTCCTGTCCCTTCCCAATCATCTCTTTCCAGACGTAcattccagtttttttttttggggggggggggggggggggaattacaTAAAAACCTAAGTATGTTATAAAATCATTGCGTCTCAAGTGTGTTTCTTTGAGTGTTCATGTTGACACAGGTGTGTTCTTCTGAGGCTCCTGTTCCCTCCTCTCACACTGCATCTGTTTCAGAATAACACGCGCACACAGTTCTAACCGCTTGTTTGATCCGCAGTCTCATTTGGTTGGTTGCTGCTAGGCAATACGGGAATTTGAATTGTCCAATGCCTTATTTTTCCCTTACCCTTTGTGTACGTGTATGCATCCTTCTCTTCGTCTCTCCTTGtacccacatgaaaaaaataaCATGGTCTAAAAACTGTATTACTCTCTTTAACGTACTATGGGATTCACTGTAGTATTACTCTCTTTAACGTACTATGGTATtcactgtagtattactatatttACGTACTATGGGATTCACTGTAGTATTACTCTCTTTAACGTACTATGGTATtcactgtagtattactatatttACGTACTATGGTATtcactgtagtattactatatttACGTACTATGGTATtcactgtagtattactatatttACGTACTATGGTATTCACTGTAGTATTACTCTCTTTAACGTACTATGGTATTCACTGTAGTATTACTCTCTTTAACGTACTATGGTATtcactgtagtattactatatttACGTACTATGGTATTCACTGTAGTATTACTACATTTACGTACTATGGTATtcactgtagtattactatatttACGTACTATGGTATtcactgtagtattactatatttACGTACTATGGTATtcactgtagtattactatatttACGTACTATGGGATTCACTGTAGTATTACTCTCTTTAACGTACTATGGTATtcactgtagtattactatatttACGTACTATGGTATtcactgtagtattactatatttACGTACTATGGTATtcactgtagtattactatatttACGTACTATGGGATtcactgtagtattactatatttACGTACTATGGGATTCACTGTAGTATTACTCTCTTTAACGTACTATGGTATtcactgtagtattactatatttACCTACTATGGTATTCACTGTAGTATTACTACATTTACGTACTATGGTATTCACTGTAGTATTACTACATTTACGTACTATGGAattgactgtagtgtttttgcggacacgactagtgtttttgcggacttcACGGTAGTATTCACTATAGTATTTTGTGGACATgactagtatactgtagtatttttgcagacatgactgtaaaaacacctgccggatagggttagctaaaatggcaCCACCAGACAACGCCAGTTACTGTTCAGTGAggggaacacctcaaccagaacataTGACAGGTTCGTGACAGGCCACCCATTGAGTTGGGTGAGTTTTGAAAAATGCAACGGACCAGACAACACCCGAGCCAAAATATAGCATTTCTATCACAATAGTAACAAACGTTAGAAAAGGTTCTAGGCCCATTGAAGGGAAATAGTACAGAGGCAAATACAAAGAACATGCAATGTTTATTCAAGCCTAGAAGATTAGGTTTGCTTATTTGACAGATAAATAACACACATGAGAGTACACCAAAATAACTTAAATTGTTACTTTCACTAGATAGCTTTCTGAAATACAGTGTTTTCGCAGAGATTCAGCTGACCATGTTCACAAAATGACAAGCAATACTGTACTATTGATGGGAGGAAATAACAGTAACCTCTGCATTTACGTAAATAGATATTTTAGAAATACAAATGACTTTACCTAAAGTGCCCTTATTGCAGGGTGATACCAATAAAGTGCCTGGACCTCGAACCAGCAAAGCCTCTCCAAACAAACTGAAACCCAAAGGACATTATTGCAGTGGCGAACATCTTGAACATTTTTACACATGAATAATCTCACTGATAGTCAAACTCAACGCATACCATTCAGAACAAAATCGACCACACCCccaaaacatttcttcaagtCAGTCTGGTCACAAAATGGTTGCTCAcagaattaaaaaaaatactcatgcgcgcacagacacacacacacaccacacaaccaaGGATTGCTTTTATACATTTCCTGCATGTCCTCCCTTGCCCAGGGAAACACTGACCAAAACGTTGGTTCCTAGACTAGATTTAGATTATTATTATACATTATCATCTACTGTGGGACTCCAGTTAAAGAGCAGGTGGAGGTAGAGATGATTATTATACATTATCATCTACTGTGGGACTCCAGTTAAAGAGCAGGTGGAGGTAGAGATGATTATTATACATTATCATCTACTGTGGGACTCCAGTTAAAGATCAGGTGGAGGTAGAGATGCAGTTCAGTTTAAGAGTTTATAGATTCAGGACATGGAGAGGATTCAGTGCCTTAATAAGAAAGTATTCCtaccccttgacctattccatgttttgttgtgttacagcctgaattcaaaatggattaaatagattttaaatagccttgctgaagcacccccagatcatcaccgATCCTCCACCAAATGTCACAGTGGTTGTGagacctggagaggcctacaagccacagtgtctcgcacctactgtgaaatttggtggaggatctgTGATGACACCCCCCACGGTGCTTCAGCGAGGCTGGAATCAggcagatttgtctttgtgaaggacgcatgaatcaagccacgtacaaggttgtcctggaagaaaacttgcttcCTTCTGTTCTGACAATGTTCCCAAACTCTGAGGATAgttttttccagcaggacaatgctccatgccacacagccaggtcaatcaaggtgtggatggaggaccaccagatcaagactGTCATGGCCAGaccaatctccagacctgaaccccattgaaaacctctggaatgtgatcaagaggaagattgatggtcacaagccatcaaacaaagcCGAGCTGCTTGAATTTTTGCTCAGGAGTGACATAAAGTcccccaacatcaatgtgaaagactggtggagagcatgccaagacgcatgaaagctgtgattgaaaatcagggttattccaccaaatattgatttctaaactcttcctaagttaaaacattagtattgtgttgtttaaaaatgaatatgtacagtggggagaacaagtatttgatacacagccgattttgcaggtttccctacttacaaagcatgtagaggtctgtaattccagaaaatcccattgtatgattttaaagcaattcatttgcattttattgcatgacatattactccagtgctagcctccctacactggctacctgttaaggcaagggctgatttcaaggttttactgctaacctacaaagcattacatgggcttgctcctacctatctctctgatttggtcctgcagtacatacctacacgtacgctacggtcacaagatgcaggcctcctaattgtccctagaatttctaagcaaacagctggaggcagggttttctcctatagagctccatttttatggaatggtctgtctacccatgtgagagacgcagactctcgcagtctcaacttttaagtctttacaggagactcatctcttcagtgggtcaaatgattgagtgtagtctggcccaggagtttgaaggtgaacggaaaggctctggagcaacgaaccgcccttgctgtctctgcctggccggttcccctctttccactgggattctctgcctctaaccctattacaggtgctgagtcactggcttactggtgctctttcatgccgtccctaggagggatgcgtcacttgagtgggttgagtcactgatgtgatcttcctgtctgggttggcgcccccccccccttgggttgtgccgtggcggagatctttgtgggctatactcggccttgtcttaggatggtaagttggtggttgatgatatccctctagtggtgtgggggctgtgctttggcaaagtggatggggttatatccttcctgtttggccctgtccggggatatcatcggttggggccacagtgtctcctgaccactcctgcctcagcttccagtatttatgctgcagtagtttatgtgtcggggggctagggtcagtttgttatatctggagtacttctcctgtcttatccggtgtcctgtgtgaatttaagtatgctctctctaattctctctttctctctttctttctttctctcggaggacctgagccctaggaccatgcctcaggactacctggcatgatgactccttgctgtccccagtccacctggccgtgctgctgctccagtttcaactgttctgcctgcggctatggaatcctgacctgttcaccggatgtgctacctgtcccagacctgctgttttcaaatctctagagacagcaggagtggtagagatactcttaatgatcagctttgaaaagccaactgacatttactcctgaggtgctgacttgttgcaccctccacaactactgtaattattattatttgaccatgctggtcatttatgaacatttgaacatcttggccatgttctgttataatctccaaccgacacagccagaagaggactggccacccctcatagcctggttcctctctaggtttcttcctaggttttggccattctatggagtttttcccacccactgtgcttctacacctgcattgcttgctgtttggggttttaggctgggtttctgttcagcAGTTTGAGATATCAGcagatgtacgaagggctatataaacaaatttgatttgattttgaactattaaagactaccagaaccaacTGGAAccaactggattctccaattacaatgaagacaaaatacaaaccctccaacccaaaaaaggcctatggggttgatggtatcctaaattaaattataaaatatacagaccacaaattccaattggttatacttaaactctttaacatcatcctcagctctggcatattccccaatatttgtaaccaaggactgatcaccccaatccagaaaattggagacaaatttgacccaataactactgtgggatatgcgtcaacagtaaccttgggaaacccctctgcattatcattaacagcagacttgtacatttcctcaatgaaaacaatgtactgagcaaatgtcaaatttgcTTTTTACCAAATTTCCGTGTGACAGATCACATATTCACCCCGCACACCCTGATTGACAAACAAAGTAAAgtattctcatgctttgttgatttttgAAAAAGcgttcgactcaatttggcacgaGGGCCTTCTATACAAAtcgatggaaagtggtgttgggtgggtgggggggacaCATACAACATGATAAAATCCAtgaaacaacaagtgtgtggttaaaattggcaaaaaacacacatttctttccacagggccgtggggtgagacagggatgcagcttaagccccacacTCTTCAACATtgatatcaacgaattggcgagggcactagaacagtctgcagcacccggccccACTCTACTTTattctgaagtcaaatgtcaactgtttgctgatgatcaggtgcttctgtccccaaccaatgagggcctacagcagcacctagatcttctgcatatattctgtcagacctgggccctgacagtaaatctcagtaagacaaaaatcaTGGTGTCCTAAAAAAGGTCCAGTTcccaggaccacgaatacaaattccgtgcggtagcagagaaaacagtctatgactgatgctgagcagttaccataccaggcagtgatgcaaccggtcaggatgctctcgatggtgcagctgtataactttttgcgGATCTGGGGATccgtgccaaatctttttagtctcctgagggggaaaaggttatGTCGTGCTTCAtgattgtcttggtgtgtttggaccatgatagtttattggtgatgtggacactaaagaacttgaaactctcaacccgctccactacagcccctttgatgttaatgggggcctgttcggcctgccttttcctgtagtccacgaacagctcctttgtcttgatcacattgagggagaggttgttgtccttgcaccacactgccagttctctgacctcctccctataggctgtctcttctttgtcggtgatcaggcctgccaCTGGGTGTAACAGTATACCTTCtgcccctctcctcgccccaacctgggctcgaaccagggaccatctgcacacatcaacagtcaccctcgaagcatcgttacccatcgctccacaagtGCCGCgctccttgcagagcaaggggaaccactacttcacggtctcaaagcgagtgacgtcaccgattgaaacgctattagcatgcaccaccgctaactagctagccatttcacatcggttacatgagCGCTATCACACAGTTATCCAGAACAgatggtgctctcgtgcatgattcagtgttgcttgcctcgtctggtaggctcgtgtcactgggcagctcgtgtctgggtttccctttgtagaccGTAATagtttcaagccctgccacatacatggagtgtcagagccggtgtagtaggattcaaccataatcctgtattgactctttgcttgtttgatggtttgtctgagggcatagcaggatttcttataagcatccggattagtgtcccgctccttgaaagcggcagctctagtaTTTATCTcgttgcggatgttgcctgtaatccatggcttctagttgggatatgtacgtacggtcactgtggggacgacgtcatcgattaacttattgatgaagccaatgactgaggtggtgtactcctcaatgcctcAATCCCCACTCGGGGACTCACGAGAGGAAAGTTACTATAGATATTGCAGGAGTTTCCCCTTGAAATCATACATGTCCATGGTAAGGACAATTTGGTTGCTGATTGTCTTACGAGGGTGGGCAGTCAATTCGTTTTTTTGCATTTAGCAAGTTGTTGCCGTTGCTCAATTTGTTTTTTGACTGCATGTTTTGCCATGTTGGAGATTAGTATTGTTTTGGTTGCGCTAGTTCCAGGAGGATGAGAGTTTtagaaaaatacattattttaccCGTTTCTCAAAACTGAGTTTTAGGTAACTATAAAAATTCAAAAGGCTCTCGCAAATCTGAGCTATCTTTTATGCAGGTGCATCGTCAGAGCTGATGAAGGCATTGAGGCCAATACGTAATTCTTATTAAAGAGCAGTTATACTATCAAGAAGAGTGTGCTGGTCTCTTCTTTTATTCTCATTTTAGgcaactatatattttttttcaagtAAAGTGCGTTTTGTCTTATATTTAATTGTTGACAGCCATTGGAGAACACAATGCCTTTAAGTTGGTTATGTTGTGCaatggaagttgttttctgttggtggtgatcaaaaaatataggatatatttgttGTCTTAGGGGGAAGGTGTTACATGTTTtcgtttttccatttatgttttgaggttggactttagcatGTATGGCTCGTCAGCCCGGAGGACCcaccgattggtgtcacctcgttggTCAGTATGCGTTACACATGTGCTGGTTGCCATCTCGTTAGTGTGatggtgtttcacctgtgctggcccaggtgctatttaagagtgaCTGGCCCTGTGCTCCAGTTGTCTttagagatgtggagggttaatacCTTTAGTTGGTGAGGCTTAACTTAATTTCAAGACAAACAAGCCTTTAGCTTTTcttccctgtttttgttttgctccACCTTTTTCCATTTGGTTTGGTgtgtgtttttcatttttttgctTCGTTTTGGGCAAATTTATTGGGTGCTCATGGTGGAtatctttttggttccagttttggttgctagtcaactttcagttaACACCCACATGAGTCTTTtagaacccctcctaaaaccacACCTGTTTAGTGTTGGTTGCCAGTGGCTCTTTGTTGCTCTGTTTAAGCAACATTTTTGGTTTTCTTGCTGGGAAAtgtaacaaacctgccaagaatgCCCTCCCCCGCATCCACATTGAATTTTGTGTTGAGATTGAAAACCAACTGGCAGTTCCTTTTGACTTCACCAGTATGAATCATCAATCAGACAACCAATACATACCCAGATAGTGGCTTGCTCTACTCAGTCATCAATATGCTAGGTATTTGAAATGAGCCTCTGTGATGTCTGAGTTGAGCAAGCCACTATC carries:
- the LOC110533939 gene encoding ephrin-B3 isoform X1, whose translation is MAGESRGAGMALAFWDGCNGLGFIFIFLVDLLGIAAGNMEPIYWNTLNKRFQDDRGYVLYPQIGDRLDLICPASNPPGPRSPSEYEYYKLYLVSMREQADRCEVMGAPNLLLTCDKPNSDMRFTIKFQEFSPNLWGHEFKTLTDYYIIATSDGTRQGLDSTRGGVCVTRGMKVILKVGQNAYGLPPKPKPDSNRFHPKGNGTTPKAGGEGGGNNPLPSSNVAVITGAAGGGAFLLIVTSVVCVVCYRWRQNKHSETHHPTLTLTTLTPKRGSNNGAGSSAGGNNGSEPSDIIIPLRTSDQAYCPHYEKVSGDYGHPVYIVQEMPPQSPANIYYKV
- the LOC110533939 gene encoding ephrin-B3 isoform X2, with the translated sequence MSRTFEQANQCICVARFQDDRGYVLYPQIGDRLDLICPASNPPGPRSPSEYEYYKLYLVSMREQADRCEVMGAPNLLLTCDKPNSDMRFTIKFQEFSPNLWGHEFKTLTDYYIIATSDGTRQGLDSTRGGVCVTRGMKVILKVGQNAYGLPPKPKPDSNRFHPKGNGTTPKAGGEGGGNNPLPSSNVAVITGAAGGGAFLLIVTSVVCVVCYRWRQNKHSETHHPTLTLTTLTPKRGSNNGAGSSAGGNNGSEPSDIIIPLRTSDQAYCPHYEKVSGDYGHPVYIVQEMPPQSPANIYYKV